One window of the Zea mays cultivar B73 chromosome 3, Zm-B73-REFERENCE-NAM-5.0, whole genome shotgun sequence genome contains the following:
- the LOC103649574 gene encoding phosphoacetylglucosamine mutase, which yields MAANQEEQEQEQRRRLIAAATRFPLPSGCRFSYGTAGFRADGATMAPAVCRAGILAALRSVKLAGAAVGIVITASHNPIGDNGVKIADPDGGMMAQHWEPFADALANAPDPDALLQMVLQFAKDEGIPLGGEDTAQVLLGRDTRPTGAYLLDAALQGINAIVGARAVDMGILTTPQLHWMVRSKNKGVMASESYYFRQLIGSFRRMLELVPKGKGGDEVAKKLIVDGANGIGGVKLEQIKVELSGIDISVRNSGKEGEGILNHMCGADFVQKERVTPHGFNPEDVGVRCASLDGDADRLVYFRLSSASDNRVDLVDGDKILSLFALFIREQLDIVNNNGGQANKSLSARLGIVQTAYANGASTLFLKSLGLEVVFTPTGVKYLHKRALEYDIGIYFEANGHGTVVFSEDFISQLESLSNELSSQADIGSAQYHAVMRLLAASQLINQAVGDALSGLLLVEAILQYKGWSFQDWCGLYSDLPSRQLKVKVKDRSVIVTTDAETKVSQPSSLQELIDKETANYTHGRCFVRPSGTEDVVRVYAEASTQVEADGLAKSVAHHVERLLG from the exons ATGGCCGCCAACCaggaggagcaggagcaggagcagcgccGCCGCCTTATCGCCGCCGCGACCCGCTTCCCTCTCCCAAGCG GCTGCAGGTTCTCCTATGGCACGGCGGGCTTCCGCGCCGACGGCGCCACCATGGCGCCTGCCGTCTGCCGCGCCGGCATCCTCGCCGCGCTCCGCTCCGTCAAGCTCGCAGGCGCCGCCGTCGGGATCGTCATCACCGCCTCCCACAACCCCATCGGCGACAACGGCGTCAAGATCGCCGACCCCGACGGCGGCATGATGGCCCAGCACTGGGAGCCCTTCGCCGACGCGCTCGCCAACGCCCCCGACCCTGACGCCCTCCTCCAG ATGGTGCTTCAGTTTGCCAAGGACGAGGGCATTCCATTGGGAGGGGAAGACACAGCGCAAGTGCTGCTTGGCAGAGATACCAGACCTACAGGAGCTTACCTCCTCGACGCTGCACTGCAG GGAATAAATGCTATAGTTGGCGCACGCGCAGTCGATATGGGAATTTTGACCACCCCTCAACTGCATTGGATGGTCCGGAGCAAAAACAAAGGTGTCATGGCTTCCGAGTCATATTATTTTAGGCAGCTTATTGGATCGTTCAG GCGTATGTTGGAATTAGTGCCAAAAGGTAAAGGTGGGGATGAGGTTGCCAAGAAACTTATTGTCGATGGAGCGAATGGCATTGGTGGGGTGAAGCTCGAACAAATAAAGGTGGAGCTTTCAGGCATAGATATTAGTGTGAGGAATTCGGGCAAGGAAGGAGAAGGGATACTAAATCACATGTGTGGCGCAGACTTTGTTCAAAAGGagcgagttactccacatggatttaaccCTGAAGATGTTGGTGTCAG GTGTGCAAGTTTGGATGGTGATGCTGATCGACTCGTCTACTTCCGGTTGTCATCAGCTAGTGACAATAGGGTTGATCTTGTTGATGGAGATAAGATACTATCTCTGTTTGCCCTATTTATCAGAGAGCAGCTAGATATCGTTAATAACAATGGTGGCCAAGCAAACAAGTCATTGTCTGCAAGGCTTGGAATAGTTCAGACAGCTTATGCAAATGGAGCGTCGACGCTGTTTCTGAAGAGCCTTGGCCTCGAAGTGGTATTCACTCCTACAGGAGTGAAATATCTGCACAAAAGGGCCTTGGAGTATGACATTGGTATATACTTTGAGGCAAATGGGCATGGGACTGTGGTATTCTCAGAGGATTTCATCTCTCAACTAGAGTCATTAAGCAATGAGCTCTCCTCTCAAGCTGACATTG GTTCAGCACAGTACCACGCTGTAATGAGATTGTTGGCAGCGAGTCAGCTGATCAATCAGGCAGTAGGTGATGCTCTGAGTGGTTTGCTTTTAGTAGAGGCTATTTTACAGTATAAAGGATGGTCATTTCAGGATTGGTGTGGACTGTATAGTGATTTGCCCAGTAGACAACTGAAA GTGAAAGTTAAAGATCGAAGTGTGATTGTTACAACAGATGCAGAGACAAAAGTTAGCCAACCTTCTAGTTTGCAAGAATTG